Proteins encoded within one genomic window of Couchioplanes caeruleus:
- a CDS encoding N-acetylglucosamine kinase, which yields MTAYYLAVDGGNSKTDVLLGTVHGDVLGFVRGPATSPHTLGLNGTVELLAELVRTVRAEAGVVPAASIELAAVYLAGADLPVEVTRLQQAISARRWTRETIVDNDCFALLRAGTSRADAVAVVCGAGSNCVGRAADGRAARFVALGPISGDWGGGHDLAAHTLRLAARGEDGRGTPTGLSAAVAGHFGRATVEEVSIALHLGELSMTRIRELTPLLFEVATAGDAVAVGLIRRQAHEVVVQHRVAATRLGLREAPHTLVLGGGVLRARHPVLHRLVVAGVRRQAPRVEISVPESPPALGAGLLALDALGSSPAAKERLRAEMTSASPTRAVPAMAIEKAG from the coding sequence ATGACGGCGTACTACCTGGCCGTGGACGGCGGCAACTCCAAGACCGACGTGCTCCTCGGGACCGTGCACGGCGACGTCCTGGGCTTCGTCCGCGGCCCCGCCACCTCGCCGCACACCCTCGGCCTGAACGGCACGGTGGAACTGCTCGCGGAGCTCGTCCGTACCGTACGTGCCGAGGCGGGCGTGGTTCCGGCGGCCTCGATCGAGCTGGCCGCCGTCTACCTGGCGGGGGCCGACCTACCCGTCGAGGTGACCCGGCTCCAGCAGGCGATCTCGGCCCGGCGGTGGACCCGCGAAACCATCGTGGACAACGACTGCTTCGCGTTGCTGCGCGCGGGCACGTCGCGGGCGGACGCCGTCGCCGTGGTCTGCGGGGCGGGGAGCAACTGCGTGGGCCGCGCCGCGGACGGCCGCGCGGCCCGGTTCGTGGCGCTGGGCCCGATCTCGGGGGACTGGGGTGGCGGCCACGACCTGGCCGCCCACACGCTGCGCCTGGCCGCCCGGGGCGAGGACGGCCGCGGCACCCCGACCGGGCTGTCCGCGGCGGTCGCCGGGCACTTCGGCCGCGCCACGGTCGAGGAGGTGAGCATCGCGCTGCACCTGGGGGAGTTGTCGATGACCCGGATCCGCGAGCTGACACCGCTGTTGTTCGAGGTCGCGACCGCCGGCGACGCGGTGGCGGTGGGGCTGATCCGCCGCCAGGCACACGAGGTCGTGGTGCAGCACCGGGTGGCCGCGACCAGGCTGGGTCTGCGGGAAGCCCCGCACACCCTGGTCCTGGGCGGCGGCGTCCTGCGGGCGCGGCATCCGGTGCTGCACCGGCTCGTCGTGGCGGGCGTGCGGCGACAGGCTCCCCGGGTGGAGATCAGCGTGCCGGAATCACCCCCGGCGCTGGGCGCGGGCCTGCTGGCCCTGGACGCGCTCGGCTCCTCCCCGGCCGCGAAGGAGCGCCTCCGCGCCGAGATGACGAGCGCGTCGCCCACCAGGGCTGTCCCCGCGATGGCGATCGAGAAGGCCGGCTAG
- a CDS encoding MFS transporter, which produces MIAIRLAESIGKGVFLSGSVVYFTLRVGLDATQVGLGLSAAGLSAFISSVVFGVIADRVGPRRLLIMLFAALTVGFGLYAVVGTAIQFFALVVAVGFLEYGTGPANGALVGNLVPAEERVKLKAMMRSVFNIGFSIGIGVAAVAALSQRLLVLIPLTTAALMACAALLVTRLPDVPSRPVPVGFKRFAAVRDPRFLAVIGISSVLASHVTVILVTMPLWALNHTSLPHFLIPLLLIFNTAFVILFQVRASRGADTVEGAGRLARRSGYWLAGGCAVIAVTALGDNDMLASVAIVAAVLILSTAEVMQAASGWGLAFGLAPEHAQGEYLGAFDLHVITQNVVGPALLSGLVITFGFWGWLGIAAAALVASALIIPAAHRSRVTLAPEPATATG; this is translated from the coding sequence TTGATCGCGATTCGGCTCGCCGAGTCGATCGGCAAGGGGGTCTTCCTCAGCGGCAGCGTCGTCTACTTCACGCTCCGCGTCGGGCTCGACGCCACGCAGGTCGGCCTCGGGCTGTCCGCGGCGGGCCTCTCCGCCTTCATCTCCTCCGTCGTGTTCGGCGTGATCGCCGACCGAGTGGGCCCGCGCCGGCTGCTCATCATGCTGTTCGCGGCGCTGACGGTGGGTTTCGGGCTCTACGCGGTGGTGGGCACCGCGATCCAGTTCTTCGCCCTGGTGGTCGCCGTCGGCTTCCTCGAGTACGGCACCGGCCCGGCCAACGGGGCCCTCGTCGGCAACCTCGTGCCCGCCGAGGAGCGGGTCAAGCTCAAGGCCATGATGCGGTCGGTGTTCAACATCGGCTTCAGCATCGGCATCGGCGTGGCCGCCGTCGCCGCGCTCAGCCAGCGGCTGCTCGTGCTGATCCCGCTCACCACCGCCGCGCTGATGGCCTGCGCCGCACTGCTGGTGACCCGGCTGCCCGACGTACCGTCCCGTCCGGTCCCGGTGGGCTTCAAGCGCTTCGCCGCCGTCCGCGACCCGCGGTTCCTCGCCGTCATCGGGATCTCCTCGGTGCTGGCGTCCCACGTCACCGTCATCCTGGTCACGATGCCGTTGTGGGCGCTCAACCACACCTCGCTGCCGCACTTCCTGATCCCGCTGCTGCTCATCTTCAACACCGCGTTCGTCATCCTGTTCCAGGTGCGGGCCAGCCGCGGCGCGGACACGGTGGAGGGCGCCGGCCGGCTCGCCCGGCGCTCGGGCTACTGGCTGGCCGGCGGCTGCGCCGTGATCGCGGTGACCGCCCTCGGCGACAACGACATGCTGGCCTCCGTCGCGATCGTCGCCGCCGTCCTGATCCTGTCCACGGCGGAGGTGATGCAGGCCGCGTCGGGCTGGGGCCTCGCGTTCGGACTCGCGCCCGAGCACGCGCAGGGAGAATATCTGGGCGCTTTCGACCTGCACGTGATCACCCAGAACGTCGTCGGCCCGGCCCTGCTGTCCGGCCTGGTCATCACGTTCGGCTTCTGGGGCTGGCTCGGCATCGCGGCCGCCGCGCTGGTCGCGTCGGCGCTGATCATCCCGGCCGCGCACCGCAGCCGGGTCACCCTGGCACCCGAGCCCGCCACCGCCACCGGCTAG
- a CDS encoding response regulator, whose product MRRDPGSVTDGAKPGAVTVVLADAQPVVRRGLCAMLSSAEVTVVAEVATAREAMKAAAELRPDVLVLDVDMPGVQMGVTLQEIARMSPSTAVLIFTAVEDEGTVFAAMRAGARGYVLKSCPGDGIVRTIRGVATGEVILGPTVADQLIGQLCREPRNQQLYPELTAREREVLELIASGLRNAAIATRLNLSPKTVSNHISTIFSKLHVSDRFEAIEVVRRARMGRPGGGPALGYHGSVTRQRVVVG is encoded by the coding sequence ATGAGGAGGGACCCGGGGAGTGTCACGGACGGGGCAAAACCGGGCGCCGTGACGGTCGTGCTGGCTGACGCTCAGCCGGTGGTACGCAGGGGATTGTGCGCCATGCTGTCCTCGGCCGAGGTCACCGTGGTCGCCGAGGTGGCGACCGCGCGCGAGGCGATGAAGGCGGCGGCGGAGCTGCGTCCGGACGTGCTCGTGCTCGACGTCGACATGCCGGGGGTCCAGATGGGAGTGACCCTCCAGGAGATAGCCCGCATGTCACCGTCGACCGCGGTGCTGATCTTCACCGCGGTCGAGGACGAGGGGACGGTCTTCGCGGCCATGCGGGCCGGGGCGCGGGGTTACGTGCTGAAGAGCTGCCCGGGCGACGGCATCGTCCGGACGATCCGGGGCGTCGCCACCGGCGAGGTCATCCTCGGGCCCACGGTCGCCGACCAGTTGATCGGGCAGCTCTGCCGGGAGCCGCGCAACCAGCAGCTCTATCCGGAGCTGACGGCACGGGAGCGGGAGGTGCTGGAGCTGATCGCCTCGGGCCTGCGCAATGCCGCGATCGCGACGCGGTTGAACCTCTCGCCGAAGACGGTCAGCAACCACATCTCGACCATCTTCAGCAAGCTGCACGTGTCCGACCGGTTCGAGGCGATCGAGGTCGTCCGCAGGGCCAGGATGGGGCGGCCCGGGGGCGGCCCGGCACTCGGGTACCACGGCTCCGTGACCCGGCAACGGGTGGTCGTCGGATGA
- a CDS encoding aminoglycoside phosphotransferase family protein, with protein MTLDLEATASRLEPRFGKAVHRWVATLPQRLDELVEQWELDLKEQLKSGNSSVVFGCRGPLGDAVLKLSPDRYAVREEVDMLRQFAPSARVPAVLAAVKGAVLLEAIHPGTLVEKMPVPPSPAEYAGFLTDLHAAGDPAAAPRKLSDWIDVLFHSAGRRGAELTGSTRLRDELFAGPTDTVLLHGDLHLGNVLSGGAKGLVAIDPMACAGDPCFDAVDYVLEGLDRAEMLRRRDELAAAAGIDVERLDKWCRVTAPIGATYVSNPGHSAELAAFGRGEY; from the coding sequence ATGACCCTCGACCTGGAAGCGACCGCGAGCCGGCTGGAGCCGCGGTTCGGCAAGGCGGTGCACCGGTGGGTGGCCACGCTGCCGCAACGGCTCGACGAACTCGTCGAACAATGGGAGCTGGACCTGAAGGAGCAGCTCAAGTCCGGGAACTCGTCGGTGGTGTTCGGCTGCCGCGGCCCCTTGGGCGACGCGGTGCTCAAGCTCTCCCCGGACAGGTACGCCGTGCGTGAGGAGGTGGACATGCTGCGGCAGTTCGCCCCCAGTGCCCGGGTGCCGGCGGTGCTGGCGGCCGTCAAGGGCGCGGTGCTGCTGGAGGCGATCCACCCCGGCACGCTGGTCGAGAAGATGCCCGTGCCGCCGTCGCCGGCCGAGTACGCCGGCTTCCTCACCGACCTGCATGCGGCGGGTGACCCGGCCGCCGCGCCGAGGAAGTTGTCGGACTGGATCGACGTGCTGTTCCACTCGGCAGGCCGGCGCGGCGCCGAGCTGACCGGGTCGACGCGGTTGCGCGACGAGCTGTTCGCGGGGCCCACCGACACCGTCCTGCTCCACGGCGACCTGCACCTGGGCAACGTGCTCAGCGGCGGCGCCAAGGGCCTGGTGGCCATCGACCCGATGGCCTGCGCCGGCGATCCGTGCTTCGACGCGGTCGACTACGTGCTCGAGGGTCTGGACCGTGCGGAGATGCTGCGCCGGCGCGACGAGCTGGCCGCCGCGGCCGGCATCGACGTCGAGCGGCTCGACAAGTGGTGCCGCGTGACCGCCCCGATCGGGGCGACCTACGTCAGCAACCCGGGGCACTCCGCGGAGCTGGCGGCTTTCGGGCGCGGCGAGTACTAG
- a CDS encoding non-ribosomal peptide synthetase has protein sequence MVRTGRASFAQERFYFLNQLQPGNPAYVVAFAVHLHGALRPDALSRALTRVVARHDALRTTFTLVDGVLTQRVSPTPLADIDVRQGDWADRDTQEAFLRTLVAEQARRPFSLDDGPVLRAFLRSWGPDEHTLAVLVHHIACDGWSVGLLLRDLAAEYNASDGSAETAESYLAYARLQREDWERDGSGLEFWRATLRDAPQLALPTDFPRPSVLSARGAVLRHAIDPELVERLTAWARSRGATLFAVTLAAYASVLSRYARQDEVVIGVPVANRMDEAEERIVGCLVNTLPIRLDLSGRPGFAESVERARRTSMAAFAHQDVPFEQIVQATVGERQLSHAPLFQTSLTVQNFPFEFPELDGLKLTEVDVEIDVTKFDLGLTLDVSTGVPFVRAEYSTELFTADTVATLLRHFLTFLRSVADAPGAEPSMVDEAERLRLTFGVNPPVAEEPVDHPSVLRRFAAHVARTPDAVAVRHRDVDVTYAELDRWSGRIAAGLADRGVRPGDRVGLLLHRSPAIVAAILGVWKLGGVYVPLDPEYPQQRLELITASARMPIMLVECGTADLAGRLAEGRDVRLADAHSLDGGSVVAERYPGPRDQAYIIYTSGSTGVPKGVIVGHGGLNALNTPTPAGLDLTDEDVWLAASSFSFDASVWEMWGALTTGGRLVIADQTDLVDRQRLAALVHREAVTVVFQTPGALYRLLPPYLRLLDPDEVSSIRYFVLGGEALSWSRVAALVSGAPGLRAVFVNMYGITEGTIHVTIHQAPAADLVRVKEGNVGVPLPSGRCYVLDEDLQPVGFNVPGELYCGGVLVAHGYVGNPELTSARFLPDPYGRGHMYKTGDVVKWGTDGDLVYLGRNDTQVQLRGYRVECAEVEGAFLAHPSVHSCAVTAEDDELAAFVAGALGPDAERELRAYVRATLPAYMVPSKILTVATIPLTAHGKVDTARLLADSRAARTAAAPAADRQVTSGTGLEERIRACWSEVLARADIGLHDNFFDLGGHSFALIVLQQRLAEEGLEVSVTDLFRVGTVAGCAAYLQQTAPAVADPRTAQRRRGSARLADRRRRIGGGRG, from the coding sequence ATGGTTCGTACCGGTCGTGCGTCGTTCGCTCAAGAACGCTTCTACTTCCTCAACCAGCTCCAGCCCGGCAACCCCGCGTACGTGGTGGCGTTCGCGGTGCATCTTCACGGCGCGCTGCGGCCCGACGCGCTGAGCCGGGCGCTGACCCGCGTCGTCGCCCGGCACGACGCGCTGCGCACCACGTTCACCCTGGTCGACGGCGTCCTCACCCAGCGCGTCTCGCCGACCCCGCTCGCGGACATCGACGTCCGGCAGGGCGACTGGGCAGACCGGGACACCCAGGAGGCCTTCCTGCGCACCCTGGTCGCCGAGCAGGCCCGCCGGCCGTTCTCGCTCGATGACGGCCCGGTGCTGCGCGCCTTCCTGCGTTCCTGGGGTCCGGACGAGCACACGCTGGCCGTACTGGTGCACCACATCGCCTGCGACGGCTGGTCGGTGGGCCTGCTGCTGCGGGACCTGGCGGCCGAGTACAACGCCTCGGACGGATCCGCCGAGACCGCCGAGTCCTATCTGGCCTACGCCCGGCTGCAGCGCGAGGACTGGGAGCGGGACGGCTCCGGGCTGGAGTTCTGGCGCGCCACCCTGCGCGACGCGCCCCAGCTCGCGTTGCCCACCGACTTCCCGCGGCCCAGCGTGCTGAGTGCCCGCGGCGCGGTGCTGCGGCACGCGATCGACCCCGAGCTGGTCGAGCGGCTCACCGCCTGGGCCAGGTCCCGCGGCGCGACGCTGTTCGCGGTGACGCTGGCGGCGTACGCCTCGGTGTTGTCGCGGTACGCGCGCCAGGACGAGGTGGTGATCGGCGTGCCGGTGGCCAACCGGATGGACGAGGCGGAGGAACGCATCGTCGGCTGCCTGGTCAACACCCTGCCGATCCGGCTCGACCTGTCCGGCAGGCCGGGCTTCGCCGAGTCGGTCGAGCGGGCCCGCCGGACCAGCATGGCGGCGTTCGCCCACCAGGACGTGCCGTTCGAGCAGATCGTGCAGGCCACCGTGGGGGAGCGGCAGCTCAGCCACGCGCCGCTGTTCCAGACCTCGCTCACGGTGCAGAACTTCCCGTTCGAGTTCCCGGAGCTCGACGGGCTGAAGCTGACCGAGGTCGACGTCGAGATCGACGTGACGAAGTTCGACCTCGGACTCACCCTCGACGTATCCACCGGCGTGCCGTTCGTGCGCGCCGAGTACAGCACGGAGCTGTTCACCGCCGACACCGTGGCGACCTTGCTCCGGCACTTCCTCACCTTTCTGCGGTCGGTGGCGGACGCGCCCGGTGCGGAGCCATCCATGGTGGACGAGGCGGAGCGGCTGCGGCTGACCTTCGGGGTGAACCCGCCGGTCGCGGAGGAACCGGTCGACCACCCATCGGTGCTGCGCCGGTTCGCCGCGCACGTGGCGCGTACCCCGGACGCGGTGGCGGTGCGCCACCGGGACGTGGACGTGACCTACGCCGAGCTCGACCGGTGGTCCGGGCGCATCGCGGCGGGCCTCGCCGACCGCGGGGTGCGCCCGGGGGACCGGGTCGGGCTGCTGCTGCACCGCTCGCCCGCGATCGTCGCGGCGATCCTGGGCGTGTGGAAGCTCGGGGGCGTCTACGTGCCGTTGGACCCGGAGTATCCGCAGCAACGGCTGGAGCTGATCACCGCGAGCGCCCGTATGCCGATCATGCTGGTGGAGTGCGGAACGGCCGACCTGGCCGGGAGGCTCGCCGAGGGCCGGGACGTCCGCCTCGCCGACGCGCACTCCCTCGACGGCGGGTCCGTGGTCGCCGAGAGGTATCCCGGGCCGCGGGACCAGGCGTACATCATCTACACCTCCGGCTCCACCGGCGTGCCCAAGGGAGTCATCGTCGGGCACGGTGGTCTGAACGCCTTGAACACCCCCACCCCGGCCGGCCTGGACCTCACCGACGAGGACGTGTGGCTCGCCGCGAGCTCGTTCTCGTTCGACGCCTCGGTGTGGGAGATGTGGGGCGCGCTGACCACCGGCGGCCGGCTGGTCATCGCCGACCAGACCGACCTGGTGGACCGGCAGCGGCTGGCCGCCCTCGTGCACCGGGAGGCCGTCACGGTGGTGTTCCAGACGCCGGGTGCGCTCTACCGGCTGCTGCCGCCGTACCTGCGGCTGCTGGACCCGGACGAGGTCTCCAGCATCCGCTACTTCGTCCTCGGCGGCGAGGCGCTGAGCTGGTCGCGGGTCGCCGCGTTGGTTTCCGGCGCGCCGGGCCTGCGCGCGGTGTTCGTCAACATGTACGGCATCACCGAGGGCACCATCCACGTCACGATCCACCAGGCACCCGCCGCGGACCTCGTCCGGGTCAAGGAGGGCAACGTCGGCGTGCCCCTGCCATCGGGACGCTGCTACGTCCTCGACGAGGACCTGCAGCCGGTCGGGTTCAACGTACCGGGCGAGTTGTACTGCGGCGGAGTGCTCGTCGCGCACGGCTACGTCGGCAACCCGGAGCTGACCAGCGCGCGCTTCCTGCCCGACCCGTACGGGCGGGGCCACATGTACAAGACCGGCGACGTGGTCAAGTGGGGCACCGACGGCGACCTGGTCTACCTCGGCCGCAACGACACCCAGGTGCAGTTGCGCGGCTATCGCGTGGAGTGCGCCGAGGTCGAGGGCGCGTTCCTGGCCCATCCGTCGGTGCACTCCTGCGCCGTCACCGCCGAGGACGACGAGCTGGCCGCCTTCGTCGCCGGTGCGCTCGGGCCGGACGCCGAACGCGAGCTGCGGGCGTACGTGCGGGCGACGTTGCCGGCGTACATGGTGCCGTCGAAGATCCTGACCGTCGCCACGATCCCGCTCACCGCGCACGGCAAGGTGGACACCGCCCGGCTGCTGGCCGACAGCCGCGCCGCGCGGACCGCCGCCGCGCCCGCGGCCGACCGGCAGGTCACCTCCGGCACCGGCCTCGAGGAGCGCATCCGCGCCTGCTGGAGCGAGGTGCTCGCGCGCGCCGACATCGGACTGCACGACAACTTCTTCGACCTCGGCGGCCACAGCTTCGCCCTGATCGTGCTCCAGCAGCGGCTGGCCGAGGAGGGCCTGGAGGTGAGCGTGACGGACCTGTTCCGCGTCGGGACGGTCGCCGGCTGTGCCGCGTACCTGCAGCAGACGGCCCCGGCGGTCGCCGACCCGCGGACGGCGCAGCGCCGCCGGGGTAGCGCCCGGCTCGCCGACCGGCGCCGCAGGATCGGGGGCGGCCGTGGCTGA